One region of Centropristis striata isolate RG_2023a ecotype Rhode Island chromosome 3, C.striata_1.0, whole genome shotgun sequence genomic DNA includes:
- the bhlhe40 gene encoding class E basic helix-loop-helix protein 40, which yields MERITSAQPPPCVPKHPSLDIADMQGIEFPIYVYKQRRGMKRGDESKETYKLPHRLIEKKRRDRINECIAQLKDLLPEHLKLTTLGHLEKAVVLELTLKHVKALSGLLEQQQQKIIALQNDLQISDHGGDSAENSEEMFRSGFHLCAKEVLHYMASQESSRDLTPSHVISHIQKVAAEVLDHQSSLRPDESIPQAPENLKKPAREPQRASDGPAKNCVPVIQRTYHHATGEQSGSDTDTDSGYGGEHDKRDPKAQWSENHAKEGDRKHVASDRTTGAVKQEGDEPRAKKSRSDSLEDETVPGHSPGSYMSFSPNQPPFCLPFYLIPPAAAAAAAYMPMLEKCWYPGGMPVMYPGMSGSAASLSSETSSMVMSPRPGSPVSYQSPMDSPALHKALKQVTPLNLETKD from the exons ATGGAGAGGATTACCAGCGCGCAACCACCTCCCTGTGTACCAAAACACCCATCACTGGATATAGCTGACATGCAAGG AATCGAGTTTCCCATTTATGTGTACAAACAAAGGAGGGGCATGAAGCGTGGGGATGAAAGCAAG GAGACTTACAAGTTGCCACACCGACTGATCGAAAAGAAAAGACGTGACAGAATCAACGAATGCATCGCCCAGCTGAAGGATTTGTTGCCAGAACATCTTAAGCTTACA ACGCTGGGTCATTTGGAGAAAGCCGTGGTGCTGGAACTCACTCTCAAGCATGTGAAAGCCCTCAGCGGCCTCCTGGAGCAGCAACAGCAGAAAATCATTGCGCTCCAGAACGACCTGCAGATTA GTGATCATGGAGGTGACAGCGCGGAGAACAGCGAGGAGATGTTCCGCTCCGGTTTTCACTTGTGTGCAAAAGAGGTCCTCCATTATATGGCGagccaagaaagcagcagggACCTTACTCCTTCTCATGTCATCAGCCACATCCAAAAGGTAGCAGCTGAAGTCCTGGATCATCAAAGCAGCCTTCGCCCAGACGAGTCTATTCCTCAAGCTCCAGAGAACCTGAAGAAGCCGGCCAGAGAGCCCCAGAGGGCGTCTGATGGCCCAGCGAAGAACTGCGTCCCCGTCATTCAAAGGACTTATCATCATGCAACGGGGGAGCAGAGCGGCAGTGACACGGACACTGACAGCGGCTATGGTGGGGAACATGACAAGCGTGACCCCAAAGCGCAGTGGTCAGAGAACCATGCAAAGGAAGGAGACCGCAAGCATGTCGCATCTGACAGGACGACCGGGGCCGTCAAGCAGGAGGGCGACGAGCCTCGGGCCAAGAAGTCCAGGTCTGACTCCTTGGAGGACGAGACAGTCCCCGGTCACAGCCCTGGCAGCTACATGAGCTTCTCCCCCAACCAGCCCCCGTTTTGTCTCCCGTTCTACCTCATCCCCCCTGCGGCGGCAGCAGCGGCAGCCTATATGCCCATGCTGGAGAAGTGCTGGTACCCCGGGGGCATGCCAGTTATGTACCCTGGCATGAGCGGCTCTGCAGCAAGCTTATCCTCAGAGACCTCATCTATGGTGATGTCCCCAAGACCAGGGTCTCCAGTATCCTACCAGAGCCCCATGGACTCCCCTGCTCTTCACAAAGCTTTAAAGCAGGTCACCCCTTTGAACTTGGAAACCAAAGACTGA